In one Neobacillus sp. WH10 genomic region, the following are encoded:
- a CDS encoding sugar ABC transporter permease, producing the protein MFKNNVKMQKNLVLVTFLFIPTILISLFMIYPLIRLVALSFTSWDGLSLTKTFVGLTNFKKILFDSPEVWLSLKNNGIYFVGHLLFIPIELFLAYLLDNRVRYSKMFKTITFLPYMINTVAVACMFIFLYSSQDGVLNSMLQFFHMDKIGWLSDPNIVNYSLTGVSLWKFSGIHIILFLAAFQSLPTDMIEASIIDGASTFKQFYHIVLPNIKPVVEIVLFLNVRGALQIFDIPYVMTSGGPNHASETFTVQTINTAFQYQNFGLACAMAIVLMIIIIIISIIQKKLFNLKG; encoded by the coding sequence ATGTTTAAAAATAATGTAAAGATGCAGAAGAACTTAGTGCTAGTTACATTTTTATTTATTCCCACTATTTTAATAAGTTTATTTATGATTTATCCATTAATAAGGTTAGTAGCATTAAGCTTTACAAGCTGGGATGGACTGAGTCTTACAAAAACCTTTGTGGGATTAACAAATTTCAAGAAAATATTATTTGATTCACCGGAGGTATGGTTATCGCTAAAAAATAACGGTATATATTTTGTGGGGCATTTGCTTTTTATACCTATTGAATTATTTTTAGCATATTTATTAGACAACAGAGTGAGATACAGTAAGATGTTCAAAACTATTACATTTTTACCTTATATGATTAACACAGTTGCAGTTGCATGTATGTTTATCTTTCTTTATAGCTCACAAGATGGAGTGTTAAATAGTATGCTGCAGTTTTTTCATATGGATAAAATAGGATGGCTTAGCGACCCGAACATTGTTAATTATTCTCTTACTGGAGTTTCTCTATGGAAATTTTCTGGTATCCATATAATACTTTTTTTAGCGGCATTTCAATCCCTTCCAACGGACATGATTGAAGCATCTATTATTGATGGAGCAAGCACCTTTAAACAGTTTTATCACATTGTATTACCAAATATAAAGCCTGTTGTTGAAATAGTATTATTTTTGAACGTGAGAGGCGCCTTGCAGATATTTGATATTCCTTATGTTATGACTAGCGGTGGTCCAAATCATGCTAGCGAAACTTTTACAGTACAAACAATAAATACAGCCTTTCAATATCAAAATTTTGGATTAGCCTGTGCAATGGCAATTGTATTGATGATAATAATAATAATTATCTCCATTATTCAAAAAAAATTATTTAACTTAAAGGGGTGA
- a CDS encoding extracellular solute-binding protein, with product MLKKKLLKNLSVALVGVTLLSTVAVGCSNTNSASTASDKKVTLKMALWGDDEYKYFTETNKIADAYKKVHPNVTIEVEKIAKTEYDNTMKIRSTANQLPDVFPIRQANLSLYGDTMVPLNDLKATANNIYAKETKIKGNVIGLPEAVFNEFVYYNKDIFKEYNLEIPKTWDEFLKVSQTIKDGKKYTPIALGLKDSWVNYPLNEYMPMLEAGDGQYYNKMATKDDPFTKGQPFYNAYTKIQKLYDAKVFGDDPLGYGWDQQRAMFVAGKAAMFAAGSWYKSDYNQNGGKDENLGVFLLPTRNTTSDPFYTTAMTEFFWGIPKTSKNQKEAKEFLEWFFGDYYTQMATAINIKPTIKGVSYNDKFFTQAFDGVDAKSITVFYDDNYNKVKNAMKFDVNGIGQQMMAGKTSLDSIMNDLNTQWKKARGN from the coding sequence GTGCTTAAAAAGAAATTATTAAAAAATTTAAGCGTAGCTTTAGTAGGAGTAACACTACTAAGCACCGTTGCTGTAGGGTGCTCAAATACAAATAGCGCATCAACAGCTAGCGATAAAAAGGTAACCCTAAAAATGGCTCTTTGGGGAGACGACGAGTATAAGTATTTTACAGAAACTAATAAGATAGCAGATGCTTATAAAAAGGTGCATCCAAATGTAACAATAGAAGTGGAAAAAATTGCAAAAACCGAATACGATAATACAATGAAGATACGAAGCACAGCAAATCAGCTGCCAGATGTATTCCCAATTAGACAAGCAAATCTTTCACTCTATGGTGATACTATGGTACCTTTAAATGATTTAAAGGCAACTGCAAACAATATATATGCTAAGGAAACTAAGATTAAAGGAAATGTAATAGGGTTACCAGAAGCAGTGTTTAATGAATTTGTTTATTACAACAAGGACATTTTTAAAGAATACAATTTAGAAATACCTAAGACTTGGGATGAGTTTTTAAAGGTTAGTCAAACAATAAAAGATGGTAAGAAATATACACCAATTGCATTGGGCTTAAAGGATTCTTGGGTAAATTATCCATTAAATGAATATATGCCAATGCTTGAAGCAGGAGATGGACAATACTACAACAAGATGGCTACTAAGGATGATCCTTTTACAAAAGGACAGCCATTCTACAATGCATATACAAAGATTCAAAAATTGTATGATGCTAAGGTTTTTGGAGATGATCCACTGGGCTATGGTTGGGATCAACAAAGAGCAATGTTTGTAGCCGGAAAAGCAGCTATGTTTGCAGCTGGCTCCTGGTATAAGAGTGATTATAACCAAAATGGAGGTAAGGATGAGAATTTAGGAGTTTTCTTATTACCAACAAGGAATACTACCAGCGATCCATTCTACACTACTGCAATGACTGAATTCTTCTGGGGAATTCCTAAAACTAGTAAAAATCAAAAGGAAGCAAAAGAATTCCTTGAATGGTTCTTTGGTGATTATTATACCCAGATGGCTACTGCTATTAATATAAAGCCTACAATAAAGGGTGTAAGTTATAATGATAAATTCTTTACCCAAGCTTTTGATGGTGTTGATGCTAAGTCGATAACTGTTTTCTATGATGATAATTATAACAAGGTAAAGAATGCCATGAAATTTGACGTTAATGGCATAGGTCAACAGATGATGGCAGGCAAAACTAGTTTAGATTCTATAATGAATGATTTAAATACACAATGGAAAAAAGCAAGAGGTAATTAA
- a CDS encoding transposase domain-containing protein: MSIAETAKSNGVDFYDYTKKLLTDLPNLGIHHNPEILDQYMPWSKKIQAECSK, from the coding sequence TTGAGTATCGCAGAAACAGCCAAAAGTAACGGCGTTGATTTCTATGATTACACAAAGAAACTTTTGACGGATCTACCGAATCTCGGCATCCATCATAACCCTGAAATTTTAGATCAATACATGCCCTGGTCAAAAAAGATTCAGGCAGAATGTAGCAAATAA
- a CDS encoding DUF624 domain-containing protein, producing MKGLFNLDGPLYKFCVLVYETFMLNLLWFIGSLPIVTIGVSTSALYYVYGKKVRDDSYYIYSDFIKGYKENFKQALPIGAVITIILSFSIYNIFKLNKMGSAYLWLQGFQLFIIFQILLISVFMFPLIARVNMKLIDILKNSLILAYKHIVISATSVALLIALILFTIYKLSFGLFFVSLYALVSTYFIEKVFKRYIKI from the coding sequence ATGAAGGGATTATTTAACTTAGATGGACCATTGTACAAGTTTTGTGTATTAGTTTATGAAACCTTTATGTTGAATTTATTATGGTTTATAGGAAGCTTGCCAATAGTGACAATTGGAGTTTCCACTTCTGCACTATATTATGTTTATGGAAAAAAGGTAAGAGATGATAGCTATTACATATATAGTGACTTTATTAAGGGATACAAAGAAAATTTTAAACAAGCTTTACCTATAGGAGCAGTTATAACAATAATTTTATCTTTCAGTATTTATAACATATTTAAATTGAATAAAATGGGCAGTGCTTATCTATGGCTTCAGGGCTTTCAACTATTTATTATCTTTCAAATACTACTTATAAGTGTTTTTATGTTCCCTTTAATAGCAAGGGTTAATATGAAGCTTATTGATATACTTAAGAATTCACTTATATTAGCTTATAAACACATAGTTATAAGTGCTACCTCTGTGGCACTCCTTATAGCACTAATATTGTTTACCATATATAAGCTTTCCTTTGGATTATTTTTCGTTAGCTTATATGCTTTAGTTTCCACCTATTTTATTGAGAAGGTATTTAAAAGATATATTAAAATCTAA
- a CDS encoding carbohydrate ABC transporter permease, translating into MEANIEIKKETTINITRRSGSGGGVLKILLFIFIAAIVILPILITVFASFKSLPQIGSESALKPPTSLNFENYKEVLKSTNVFVAFKNSTILVVASVVINSLLSTMVAYCLTRFDFKLKKAYFAIFLVGLIIPGIVTEISRFGLMTNIGVYDTLLAPILIYAGADLMQIYIYNQFLQQIPVSVDESAMMDGASYFTIYWRIIFPMVIPATATLGILKAVDVLNDMYIPFLYMPGEEHRTLSTLLFNCITDPRTSSIPKLSAAAVIVMIPTLVIYFIFQKYIFSGIAAGAVKE; encoded by the coding sequence ATGGAAGCTAACATAGAAATAAAAAAGGAAACCACTATTAATATTACAAGGAGATCTGGCAGTGGAGGTGGAGTACTAAAAATACTTCTATTTATATTTATAGCAGCTATAGTAATTTTGCCAATACTAATTACAGTTTTTGCATCATTTAAAAGCTTACCTCAGATTGGTTCAGAATCAGCACTTAAACCACCTACTAGTCTTAATTTTGAAAATTATAAAGAGGTTCTTAAAAGTACAAATGTGTTTGTTGCATTTAAAAATTCCACGATATTGGTTGTAGCTTCAGTTGTTATAAATTCTTTACTTAGCACTATGGTTGCATATTGTTTAACTAGATTTGATTTCAAGTTAAAAAAAGCATATTTTGCTATATTCCTAGTTGGATTAATAATACCAGGTATTGTTACTGAAATATCAAGATTTGGATTAATGACTAATATTGGTGTATATGACACTCTTTTAGCACCTATACTCATATATGCCGGTGCAGATTTAATGCAAATATACATTTATAATCAGTTTTTACAGCAGATACCGGTTTCAGTAGATGAAAGTGCCATGATGGATGGAGCATCTTATTTTACAATTTACTGGCGAATAATTTTTCCTATGGTGATTCCTGCAACAGCTACTTTAGGCATACTTAAAGCTGTTGATGTTTTAAATGACATGTATATACCATTTTTATATATGCCAGGAGAGGAGCATAGAACTTTAAGTACATTACTTTTTAATTGTATTACTGATCCTAGAACTTCTTCTATTCCAAAGCTAAGTGCAGCAGCGGTTATAGTTATGATTCCAACTCTAGTAATCTACTTTATATTCCAGAAATATATTTTTAGTGGAATAGCAGCAGGAGCTGTGAAGGAATAG